A window of the Virgibacillus pantothenticus genome harbors these coding sequences:
- a CDS encoding YczE/YyaS/YitT family protein — MLAVRWGVFLIGITVFSLGVSISINMQHLGIHPWDVLNVALFEKLGLSIGSWAIIISILLIGVSWVLDKSYIKMGTFFNAVLVGLLVDIFLWLDFLPVASRSWSDYMLIIVGIVIMGLGGGIYNAANVGSGPRDGFMLSISDKLQASVGKVRIITETFVLLVGLLLGGPVFLFTFVFTFIQSPIFQFTYGKIRSKLQYLETRHQHSA, encoded by the coding sequence ATGTTAGCAGTCCGCTGGGGAGTATTTTTAATCGGCATCACTGTATTTAGTCTCGGTGTAAGTATATCTATTAATATGCAGCATCTTGGTATTCACCCATGGGACGTACTGAATGTTGCTTTATTTGAAAAGTTGGGGTTATCAATTGGTTCGTGGGCAATAATTATTTCTATTTTATTAATTGGTGTATCTTGGGTTTTAGATAAGAGCTATATTAAAATGGGGACATTTTTTAATGCAGTATTGGTTGGTTTGCTGGTAGATATTTTTCTATGGCTTGATTTTTTACCAGTTGCATCGAGGTCGTGGTCAGATTATATGCTCATTATCGTTGGAATTGTAATTATGGGTTTGGGTGGTGGTATTTATAATGCAGCAAATGTAGGCTCAGGGCCGCGAGATGGATTTATGCTGTCTATTTCTGATAAGCTTCAAGCATCTGTGGGCAAAGTTCGGATTATTACCGAAACCTTCGTACTGCTCGTTGGTTTGTTGTTAGGTGGTCCGGTCTTTTTATTTACATTTGTTTTTACCTTTATTCAAAGTCCAATATTTCAATTTACATATGGAAAAATCCGCTCGAAATTACAATATTTAGAGACAAGACACCAGCATAGTGCTTAA
- a CDS encoding DUF1992 domain-containing protein produces the protein MNKDSKKEYEVDERIQYNDPISEVVKRAEKEGHFDHLPGKGKPLKLANNYFNPEEKQLYKTMKDNHVLPRWIELANEIDVLKEELAVLDGKQRKEKVKFTNKKIKQYNRLCPPSLQRNKIYD, from the coding sequence TTGAATAAGGATTCTAAAAAAGAATATGAGGTTGATGAGCGTATTCAATACAATGACCCGATTAGCGAGGTGGTAAAAAGAGCAGAAAAGGAAGGGCATTTCGATCATTTACCTGGAAAAGGAAAACCACTTAAGTTAGCTAACAATTATTTTAATCCAGAAGAGAAACAGTTGTATAAGACAATGAAGGATAATCATGTGCTACCGAGGTGGATTGAATTAGCGAATGAAATTGACGTATTGAAAGAAGAACTAGCTGTTTTAGATGGGAAACAAAGGAAAGAAAAGGTGAAGTTTACCAACAAGAAAATAAAACAGTACAATCGCCTATGCCCGCCTTCTTTACAGCGCAATAAAATATACGACTAA
- a CDS encoding manganese-dependent inorganic pyrophosphatase — MAKTIIFGHKNPDTDAICSAIGYADLKQKLGMDAEPVRLGAVSKETQYALDYFEVKAPALMEEVEPGTDVILVDHNEFQQSVANIKDARITEVVDHHRISNFETSEPLYFRAEPVGCTATILNKMYKENGIAVPKQIAGLLLSAIISDSLLLKSPTCTQEDVDAAHELAEIAGVDLHTYGLEMLKAGADLGDKSISELLTMDAKEFSMGGAKVEIAQVNAVDTEQIYALQTEIEAEIANLIKEKELDLFLFVVTDILNNDSEVLAVGNGKSKVEAAFNVDLDHRSRALLKGVVSRKKQIVTALTEAYEK, encoded by the coding sequence ATGGCAAAGACGATAATTTTTGGACATAAAAATCCAGATACAGACGCAATTTGTTCCGCAATCGGATATGCGGATTTAAAGCAGAAATTGGGAATGGATGCAGAACCCGTTCGACTAGGTGCAGTTAGCAAAGAAACGCAATATGCACTTGATTATTTCGAAGTAAAAGCACCTGCATTAATGGAGGAAGTAGAGCCAGGTACAGATGTGATTCTCGTTGACCATAATGAATTTCAACAAAGTGTAGCAAATATTAAAGACGCTCGTATTACGGAGGTAGTTGACCACCATCGCATTTCTAACTTTGAAACAAGTGAACCGCTATATTTCCGTGCTGAGCCTGTTGGTTGTACAGCTACCATCTTAAACAAAATGTATAAGGAAAATGGAATTGCTGTTCCAAAGCAAATTGCTGGTCTATTATTATCAGCGATTATTTCCGATTCTTTATTGCTAAAATCGCCAACGTGCACACAGGAAGATGTAGATGCGGCTCATGAATTAGCTGAGATTGCAGGGGTTGATTTGCATACGTACGGGCTGGAAATGTTAAAAGCAGGAGCAGATTTAGGCGATAAATCGATTTCTGAATTATTAACGATGGACGCAAAGGAATTTTCTATGGGCGGTGCGAAAGTTGAAATTGCCCAGGTAAATGCAGTCGATACAGAACAAATTTACGCACTGCAAACGGAAATTGAAGCAGAAATTGCCAATCTGATTAAAGAAAAAGAACTTGACCTATTTTTATTCGTTGTCACGGATATTTTAAACAATGATTCGGAAGTGCTTGCAGTCGGAAATGGAAAGTCAAAAGTGGAAGCTGCATTTAACGTTGACCTTGATCACCGCAGTCGTGCGCTATTAAAAGGTGTTGTTTCGCGTAAAAAGCAAATTGTAACAGCACTAACAGAGGCATATGAAAAATAA
- a CDS encoding GNAT family N-acetyltransferase: MKIRKANIDDAASIAKVHVDSWKSTYVGILPEAFLQTLTYEPKRWQENIRKQTIYIAEDQSGHIVGFAIGGKERTGNYSEYEGELYAIYLLEEHQGNGIGKRLFQTVVNQLHQERINSMVVCVLAENKAAYFYEAMGGKLIHRTQLNIGGHELPTLVYGWKDIAFYPL, encoded by the coding sequence TTGAAAATACGAAAGGCGAATATAGATGATGCTGCTTCCATAGCCAAAGTGCATGTGGATAGCTGGAAATCAACCTATGTAGGGATTTTACCTGAGGCATTTTTACAAACGTTAACGTATGAGCCAAAAAGATGGCAGGAAAATATAAGGAAACAAACTATCTATATAGCTGAAGATCAGAGTGGCCACATAGTTGGATTTGCTATCGGTGGCAAAGAAAGGACAGGGAATTATTCTGAATATGAGGGGGAACTCTATGCGATTTATCTATTAGAGGAGCATCAAGGAAATGGCATTGGAAAAAGGCTATTTCAAACAGTAGTGAACCAGCTTCATCAAGAGAGGATTAACTCGATGGTGGTGTGCGTATTGGCTGAGAATAAGGCAGCGTATTTTTACGAAGCAATGGGCGGGAAATTAATCCATCGTACACAGCTGAATATTGGTGGTCATGAATTACCGACGCTTGTATATGGGTGGAAAGATATAGCGTTTTATCCCTTATAG
- a CDS encoding GNAT family N-acetyltransferase yields the protein MNFNIRKMEEADIEAVQEVATTSWHTTYEGIIPIVIQDTFLAGAYSKEMLIRRLKGSHFFIAVVDGKVIGFANYAPVTDKGTMELAAIYVLPDYQGVEIGSALLEAGIAISEGAEIYINVEKENTIGRRFYERKGFKVVEEFTENFAGHLLQTIRMVLYPHRVQS from the coding sequence ATGAACTTTAACATACGAAAAATGGAAGAAGCGGATATAGAAGCTGTGCAAGAAGTAGCAACAACGAGCTGGCATACGACGTATGAAGGAATAATTCCAATAGTAATTCAAGATACATTTTTGGCTGGTGCATATAGTAAAGAAATGTTAATTAGGCGTTTAAAAGGGTCACACTTTTTTATTGCTGTAGTAGATGGTAAGGTAATTGGTTTTGCTAACTATGCTCCTGTCACCGATAAAGGAACAATGGAATTGGCAGCTATTTATGTACTTCCGGATTATCAGGGGGTAGAGATAGGGTCAGCTTTGTTAGAAGCTGGTATAGCTATAAGCGAGGGTGCAGAGATTTATATCAATGTCGAGAAAGAGAATACGATTGGCAGACGTTTTTATGAAAGGAAAGGCTTTAAAGTAGTAGAAGAATTCACGGAAAATTTTGCTGGGCATTTATTGCAAACGATTCGCATGGTGCTTTATCCGCATAGAGTGCAAAGCTGA
- a CDS encoding DUF4269 domain-containing protein gives MVKVNFYYQSFAFELFAQDQPVYEQYAYLHMVIEDGVLGKFPEWKGEVIRLKQLGMNTEAAFCKLLGLSGDPFEQLILYGKRNNIIS, from the coding sequence GTGGTTAAAGTAAATTTTTATTATCAATCATTTGCTTTTGAACTTTTCGCCCAAGATCAGCCTGTTTATGAGCAATATGCTTATTTGCACATGGTTATTGAAGATGGTGTATTAGGAAAGTTTCCCGAATGGAAAGGGGAAGTAATTCGGTTAAAGCAACTAGGAATGAACACAGAGGCAGCCTTTTGCAAACTATTGGGTCTTTCTGGTGATCCCTTTGAGCAGTTAATTCTATATGGAAAACGAAATAACATCATCTCATGA
- a CDS encoding GrpB family protein produces the protein MRKVIVTPYQSKWQNLFMQEAKNIAAIFKTELVAMHHIGSTAVPGLAAKPIIDIMPVVSSIEKVDQYIEEMENLGYVALGENGIEGRRYFNKGGNERTHHVHVFEEGDDHIKRHLAFKDYLIAHPSIAKKYGDLKTALAIKYPKQIEAYISEKNDFVKEVEQEALTWYRLKEA, from the coding sequence TTGCGGAAAGTAATCGTTACTCCATACCAAAGTAAATGGCAGAATCTTTTTATGCAAGAAGCAAAAAATATAGCAGCCATTTTTAAAACAGAACTAGTTGCGATGCATCATATTGGAAGTACGGCTGTTCCAGGCTTAGCAGCTAAACCGATTATAGACATCATGCCGGTGGTTTCTTCGATTGAAAAAGTAGATCAATACATAGAAGAAATGGAAAATCTGGGCTATGTCGCCTTAGGAGAGAATGGTATAGAAGGAAGAAGGTATTTCAACAAAGGTGGAAATGAACGGACACATCATGTGCACGTATTTGAAGAAGGGGACGACCATATCAAACGGCATCTCGCGTTTAAGGATTATTTAATTGCCCACCCATCGATAGCTAAAAAATACGGAGATTTAAAAACGGCTTTAGCGATCAAGTATCCGAAACAGATAGAAGCATATATTAGCGAGAAAAATGATTTTGTGAAAGAAGTGGAACAAGAAGCCTTAACTTGGTATAGATTAAAAGAAGCATGA
- a CDS encoding SIMPL domain-containing protein, with product MYTYPNYYQTPVRAEVFSNRIIKVYGTGKVAVEPNIVSIQLGVITENQSLLLAQQENARLMNQVIQALLELGFSQKDIQTSSYNIRPISDFKDGEPVNQRYQVVNTVQVTITDFDQIGTIIDRAVQEGVNRVFAIQFSTNQQETIYNQALQNALEDGARKARTIAQKFHLPLDPTPFEIIEQTVQPLVAHKAFSTSVENFTTTPIQSGQIEIEATVELVYKY from the coding sequence ATGTATACGTATCCGAATTACTATCAAACTCCTGTAAGGGCAGAAGTATTCTCGAATAGAATAATCAAAGTCTATGGGACGGGGAAAGTAGCTGTGGAACCGAACATCGTTTCCATTCAATTAGGAGTAATAACAGAAAATCAGTCCCTGCTTCTGGCACAGCAAGAAAATGCTCGTTTAATGAATCAAGTGATTCAAGCTCTGCTAGAATTAGGTTTTTCCCAAAAAGATATTCAAACATCTTCATACAATATCAGACCGATTTCTGATTTTAAGGATGGAGAGCCTGTTAACCAAAGATACCAGGTTGTCAATACTGTTCAAGTTACAATTACAGATTTTGATCAAATTGGTACAATTATTGATCGAGCTGTTCAAGAAGGAGTGAACCGTGTTTTTGCGATTCAATTTTCAACTAATCAGCAAGAAACAATCTATAATCAAGCTTTGCAAAACGCTTTGGAAGACGGTGCTCGAAAAGCCCGCACTATTGCTCAAAAATTCCATCTACCTTTAGATCCAACTCCATTTGAGATTATCGAACAAACAGTTCAGCCACTGGTAGCCCATAAAGCTTTTTCAACCTCTGTAGAAAATTTCACGACAACGCCTATTCAATCAGGTCAAATTGAAATAGAAGCAACCGTTGAGTTGGTATATAAGTATTGA
- a CDS encoding NAD(P)/FAD-dependent oxidoreductase, which translates to MKRKAIIVGSGIVGASTAYYLAKNNCDVTIIDREDKGQATDAAAGIVCPWLSQRRNKAWYELVKAGARMYPYLVKSLATDGLPDTGYQQVGALHLHQDEKKLIAMKERAEKRKIDAPEIGEVELLSPKQTQSRFPLLDDTYGSVYVSGAARVNGRKLRDALLQAAQKHGAKRIKGTAVLQNAGQTITGVTLHDGREVKANTVIAATGAWMSELLKPLGVAFQVEAQRAQILHVKLENMDEDLSTLPVVKPPNNQYMLTFPNNRIVLGATYENKVGYDCRITVGGMQEIITKALEFAPRLAEATVVEARVGFRPVTPEFLPVIGPLPGFQGVLLANGLGSTGLTMGPFIGSQLAKLAMSEPTDIDLHPYDVRTAITNAKL; encoded by the coding sequence ATGAAAAGAAAAGCAATTATTGTTGGTAGCGGCATTGTGGGAGCTTCAACCGCCTATTATCTTGCGAAGAATAACTGTGACGTGACGATTATAGATCGTGAAGATAAAGGACAAGCAACAGATGCTGCTGCTGGGATCGTCTGTCCGTGGTTGTCACAACGACGAAATAAAGCGTGGTATGAACTTGTAAAAGCTGGAGCTCGCATGTATCCTTATTTAGTAAAATCACTCGCAACAGACGGCTTACCGGACACCGGCTATCAGCAAGTTGGTGCATTACATTTGCATCAAGATGAGAAAAAATTAATCGCAATGAAGGAACGAGCGGAAAAACGAAAGATAGATGCTCCAGAAATTGGCGAGGTGGAATTATTATCTCCCAAGCAAACACAAAGTAGATTTCCATTATTAGACGACACGTATGGCTCTGTTTATGTTAGTGGTGCAGCGCGTGTAAACGGTAGAAAGCTTCGGGATGCACTTCTTCAAGCAGCACAAAAACACGGTGCGAAACGAATAAAAGGGACCGCTGTATTACAAAACGCAGGACAAACGATTACTGGCGTCACTTTACATGATGGTCGTGAAGTAAAAGCAAATACAGTTATTGCAGCAACAGGTGCTTGGATGAGCGAGTTACTAAAACCGTTAGGAGTTGCCTTTCAAGTCGAGGCACAACGGGCACAAATTTTACATGTGAAACTAGAAAATATGGATGAAGACTTATCCACTTTACCAGTTGTGAAGCCGCCGAATAATCAATATATGCTCACCTTTCCGAACAATCGAATCGTGCTTGGTGCGACATATGAAAATAAAGTAGGTTATGATTGTCGTATTACAGTTGGTGGGATGCAGGAAATTATAACGAAAGCGCTGGAATTTGCGCCACGATTAGCAGAGGCAACAGTTGTAGAAGCTCGTGTTGGTTTTCGTCCTGTGACTCCAGAATTTCTCCCAGTCATTGGTCCGCTCCCAGGCTTTCAAGGGGTGTTGTTAGCAAACGGGCTTGGATCAACAGGATTAACGATGGGACCATTTATTGGTTCGCAGTTAGCAAAATTAGCCATGAGCGAACCGACAGATATTGATTTGCATCCTTACGACGTACGTACTGCAATCACAAATGCTAAACTATAG
- the mscL gene encoding large conductance mechanosensitive channel protein MscL yields MWKDFKEFAFKGNVVDLAVAVVIGAAFSAIVTSLVENIITPLIGIIMNGIDFSNLSITYKSATINYGLFIQSIVDFFIVAGSIFLFIRLLMKFKRQKQEEPLEETPEVNAQEELLKEIRDLLKAQANDNK; encoded by the coding sequence ATGTGGAAAGATTTCAAGGAATTTGCATTTAAGGGGAATGTCGTTGATTTAGCTGTAGCCGTCGTAATTGGTGCAGCATTCAGCGCAATTGTAACATCATTAGTAGAAAATATTATCACACCACTCATTGGAATTATTATGAATGGCATCGATTTTAGCAACTTATCCATTACTTATAAAAGTGCAACCATAAATTATGGGTTATTTATTCAATCGATAGTAGATTTCTTTATTGTGGCAGGTTCTATTTTCTTATTCATCCGTTTGTTAATGAAGTTTAAACGTCAAAAACAAGAAGAGCCTTTAGAAGAAACACCAGAAGTTAACGCCCAAGAAGAATTGTTAAAGGAAATTAGAGATTTATTGAAAGCGCAAGCGAACGACAATAAATAA
- a CDS encoding SLOG family protein has protein sequence MKIITVTGYKPMEINIFKEEDDRITYIKAAIRKRLVPMIEEGLEWVLISGQMGVELWTAEVVYDLQEDYDIRLGVFPPFENQDSRWPEPLQEKYQAIIASADFYKPLYQGDYRGAYQFKAKNMWLVDKSDACLLLVDQEYPGSTRYFYEVAKQAMPDHTIYTITPSDLDDVVEEIRMADPDYWI, from the coding sequence ATGAAAATTATAACAGTAACAGGGTATAAACCAATGGAAATCAATATCTTTAAGGAGGAGGATGATCGAATTACATACATTAAAGCAGCGATTAGGAAGCGGCTCGTGCCTATGATCGAGGAAGGTCTAGAATGGGTACTAATATCTGGACAAATGGGAGTGGAACTGTGGACAGCAGAAGTTGTGTATGATTTACAAGAGGATTACGATATTCGGCTAGGTGTCTTTCCGCCATTTGAAAATCAAGATAGTCGCTGGCCTGAGCCATTGCAGGAAAAATATCAGGCTATTATTGCGTCTGCAGACTTTTATAAACCTTTATATCAAGGCGATTATCGTGGGGCCTATCAGTTTAAAGCAAAAAACATGTGGTTAGTTGATAAAAGTGACGCTTGTTTATTATTAGTTGATCAAGAATATCCAGGAAGCACTCGCTATTTTTATGAAGTCGCTAAACAGGCGATGCCAGATCATACGATTTATACAATTACACCGTCGGACCTCGATGATGTGGTCGAAGAAATAAGAATGGCTGATCCTGATTACTGGATTTAA
- a CDS encoding spore coat protein: protein MRHHHGNCCPPKQVVHPTKYNCVKQCSEDVVEHIHPSHTTVQNHHTTINKHVFPHSTSVQNTNSSVDVYGGSFNVPSQVGGAMAPGYGNGQVGGAMAPGYGNGQVGGAMAPGMGHGCHKPKHWQHPHKWC from the coding sequence ATGAGACATCATCATGGGAATTGCTGTCCCCCAAAGCAGGTTGTTCATCCAACCAAATATAATTGTGTAAAACAATGCAGTGAAGATGTTGTAGAGCATATTCATCCTTCACATACGACTGTACAAAATCATCATACAACGATTAATAAACATGTATTTCCACATTCTACTTCTGTACAAAATACAAATAGCAGTGTAGACGTATACGGCGGATCTTTTAATGTACCATCTCAAGTAGGAGGAGCGATGGCTCCAGGATACGGAAATGGTCAGGTAGGAGGAGCAATGGCGCCAGGCTATGGAAACGGTCAAGTAGGAGGAGCAATGGCACCGGGAATGGGGCATGGATGTCATAAGCCGAAACATTGGCAACATCCACATAAATGGTGTTAA
- a CDS encoding universal stress protein has product MFQNILLAADGSSHSIRSAEYTVGLAKKFSSKVEVVYVVDGETAKSDVLYGADHAQVEKNRQERMQPITDVLQAANIDYTVTVLHGDPGPKIVAYANKHDIDCVIVGSRGRNNFQTFLLGSVSHKVAKQVECPVLIVK; this is encoded by the coding sequence TTGTTTCAAAATATTTTATTGGCAGCGGATGGCTCTTCTCATTCTATTCGTTCTGCCGAGTATACAGTAGGGTTGGCTAAAAAATTTTCGTCTAAGGTGGAAGTGGTGTATGTTGTTGATGGTGAAACGGCAAAGTCGGACGTGCTATATGGTGCCGACCATGCGCAAGTAGAAAAAAACAGACAAGAAAGAATGCAACCGATCACAGATGTATTACAAGCAGCCAATATAGATTACACAGTTACCGTTTTACATGGGGATCCGGGGCCTAAAATTGTTGCATATGCAAATAAGCATGATATTGATTGTGTCATTGTAGGAAGCCGCGGTAGAAATAACTTCCAAACGTTTCTGTTAGGTAGTGTCAGTCACAAGGTTGCTAAGCAAGTGGAATGCCCAGTATTAATCGTAAAATAA
- a CDS encoding small acid-soluble spore protein P, with translation MEGKPKGPKQKQHPNLPESPKQPYGEPLDGSKKVKQANHSRQKHNPHHGL, from the coding sequence ATGGAAGGTAAACCAAAAGGACCAAAACAAAAGCAGCATCCCAATTTACCCGAAAGTCCAAAACAACCATATGGAGAACCATTAGATGGCTCTAAAAAGGTAAAACAGGCAAATCATTCAAGGCAAAAACACAATCCCCATCACGGGTTATAG
- a CDS encoding DUF4269 domain-containing protein — MLETYRCLQAGDEKQMQAYEAIMGLNVLYDLQVYKPVLCGTFPLGIHVAGSDLDIILQTSDLERLEQDLRRLYSHQKSFCTQTKNHPRSRSG, encoded by the coding sequence ATGCTGGAAACTTATAGATGTCTTCAAGCTGGGGATGAAAAGCAAATGCAAGCATACGAAGCAATCATGGGTTTAAATGTACTATATGACTTGCAAGTGTATAAGCCGGTTTTATGTGGAACGTTCCCCTTAGGAATTCATGTTGCGGGATCAGATTTGGACATTATTTTGCAAACTAGTGATTTAGAACGTTTGGAACAGGATTTGAGACGATTATATTCTCACCAGAAATCGTTTTGCACTCAAACGAAAAATCATCCGAGGTCGAGAAGTGGTTAA
- a CDS encoding DinB family protein, translated as MIKFLEYNWQVREDWFEWCNQLTIKELLKDRTGGVGSILYTLFHIIDVEYSWFRGIQGKEDVIVQFADYNTMEKVKTLSSTFRTEIVAFLKANLDEIKGKLISVPWDEDQYTVDEILHHIIVHEIHHVGQLSIWARELDLNPVTANFIGRELKPFHSN; from the coding sequence TTGATAAAATTTCTGGAGTATAACTGGCAGGTAAGAGAAGACTGGTTTGAATGGTGTAATCAACTAACAATAAAAGAGCTGTTAAAAGACCGTACAGGTGGAGTGGGTAGCATTTTATATACCCTATTTCACATTATCGATGTAGAATATAGTTGGTTTAGGGGGATTCAAGGTAAAGAAGACGTAATAGTGCAGTTTGCGGATTACAACACAATGGAGAAGGTTAAAACGCTTTCAAGTACATTCCGAACAGAAATAGTTGCATTTTTGAAAGCCAATTTAGATGAAATTAAAGGGAAATTAATAAGTGTTCCTTGGGATGAAGATCAATATACTGTAGATGAAATATTGCATCATATAATCGTTCACGAAATTCACCATGTTGGTCAACTTTCTATTTGGGCAAGAGAATTAGATCTAAATCCTGTAACTGCTAACTTTATTGGAAGAGAACTTAAACCTTTCCATTCTAATTAA
- a CDS encoding nuclease-related domain-containing protein yields the protein MIIKPLQASHYLLQMEALARRLPTPHTLKDTITSKAKRLRAGYIGEASLEYPLQFLPQQTFLIFYNVRLKNEYDYFQIDILIVSANFILIVEVKNIKDHVIFDEMGQAIRISDHKKEAFTHPMYQINLQHTRFLRWLRQHNLPPVPLEKLVVYTNPKTILKNLTNDEKISDLIIHKEKFLEKLNLFQEKYTKYCLSEDEIVQLSFRLTSSHITKRINVLEKYALKEQELIRGVLCLKCYAAKMYFHYGTWRCNSCYDQSKIAHRYAFSYYALLIEPYINNRQAREFLEISSPYMMKRLFKKENFSQSEVQVAGSIN from the coding sequence TTGATTATCAAACCTTTACAAGCATCTCATTACTTATTACAAATGGAGGCATTAGCACGAAGGCTCCCGACGCCCCACACTTTAAAAGACACTATAACAAGTAAAGCAAAACGGTTACGAGCAGGTTATATAGGTGAAGCATCTTTGGAATATCCCCTTCAATTTTTACCCCAGCAAACTTTCCTCATTTTTTACAATGTCCGTTTAAAGAACGAATACGACTATTTTCAAATAGATATACTTATTGTATCGGCGAACTTTATCTTAATAGTAGAAGTGAAAAATATTAAAGATCATGTCATCTTTGACGAGATGGGACAAGCTATCCGCATTTCCGATCATAAAAAAGAAGCATTTACACATCCGATGTATCAGATAAACCTACAGCATACAAGGTTTCTTCGTTGGCTGCGGCAACATAACTTGCCACCAGTCCCCCTTGAAAAATTGGTTGTCTACACGAATCCCAAAACCATCTTAAAAAATCTTACGAACGATGAAAAAATTTCAGATCTTATTATTCATAAAGAGAAATTCCTCGAAAAACTGAATCTATTTCAAGAGAAATATACAAAATATTGCCTGTCTGAAGACGAGATAGTTCAGTTATCTTTTCGCTTAACATCCTCCCATATCACGAAAAGAATAAATGTTTTGGAGAAGTACGCATTGAAAGAACAAGAATTAATTCGGGGTGTACTTTGTCTAAAATGTTATGCAGCAAAAATGTATTTTCATTATGGAACATGGCGTTGTAACAGCTGTTATGATCAATCCAAAATTGCTCATCGATATGCGTTTTCGTACTATGCTTTATTAATAGAACCTTATATTAATAATCGCCAAGCACGAGAATTTCTTGAAATTTCATCCCCGTACATGATGAAACGACTGTTTAAGAAAGAAAATTTCAGTCAATCGGAAGTACAAGTGGCAGGAAGTATAAATTAG
- a CDS encoding GNAT family N-acetyltransferase: MNITTERLIIRHFELRDWEEVYPYTSRKSVMKYMPEGVLTKQETQKMIKKNLGESAKKFPVILANQNILIGHMEFFNYFGDHTYEIGWVFHPEYYNQGYASEAALAILKYGFEELELHRIVATCQPENVPSFRVMEKIGMRREGHFKKCIPHGDEWWDEYSYAVLKEEWNNRS; the protein is encoded by the coding sequence ATGAACATAACAACAGAAAGGCTAATTATACGTCATTTCGAATTAAGAGATTGGGAAGAAGTATATCCATATACATCCCGAAAGTCAGTTATGAAATATATGCCTGAAGGTGTATTAACAAAACAGGAAACACAGAAAATGATTAAAAAGAACCTAGGTGAATCAGCTAAGAAATTTCCAGTAATATTAGCCAACCAAAATATTCTAATTGGACATATGGAGTTTTTTAACTATTTTGGTGACCACACATATGAAATAGGTTGGGTATTTCATCCTGAGTATTATAATCAAGGTTATGCGTCGGAAGCTGCACTTGCAATATTAAAATATGGATTTGAAGAACTAGAACTACATAGAATTGTAGCAACTTGCCAGCCAGAAAATGTTCCTTCCTTTCGTGTCATGGAAAAGATCGGCATGAGAAGAGAAGGGCATTTTAAAAAATGTATTCCTCATGGAGATGAATGGTGGGATGAATACTCTTATGCAGTACTAAAGGAAGAATGGAATAACCGTTCTTAG